tcgtgaggatccctcctccgaggtaccgtcgattaggcaacgacagacaCCGCCCATGATGGTCGAACTAACCGAGGACAAAGACGCCGAGTAGGCGACTGTGCATGGATGCCTGCATAGGGAGCACGCCATGATCTgttgctagggtttaggttattccttttgttttgttttctatgtAAATTATCTTTGAATGAATGAAATATTCCTAAAATTTCATATACTTGTAATTTTCATCTAAATTTAATTTATTCGTTGTTTTCAGTCAATATGCCATCACAAACCGAATAGATCGCGTCGCTGGAAGCACTAGCCTAGCAAATCGAACCGCGGTCCAATTTGTAACCGGAATATGAACCAAACGAACAAAATCAAACGACTTGGATCGCCTTTTTGATCGCGCCACTATAGCCGAGCGAGCAGACAAGAAAGTCCAAGGAACCAATGAAATGTTCCCCGGCGGCTTAACGAAAATGTTATATGGTCAATACGAGGCGAACAAGAAAGAAATGAAAAAAAATAAAGCGAAATcctcgtgtgtgtgtgtgtgtgtgtgtgacacCCAAAATCCACACATAAACCTCCAACTTTTGACAACCTTTCATCGCACACACACCACACCACACAATAGCCAACCAAAAAACATCAAATACTCCGTATAACGTAATCATCCCTCCACTAGCTCCACCCTCCTCTGCCTCTTCGGGCGCCTCAAGAGCGGCCTAGGCCACCACCAGGTCGCCTCCCCACCCAAAGCTCCCACCTTTCCCTTCCTCCTCCGCTTTCCCAATTCCCCAATTCGGCGGTGCGCCCGCCCGATCGCCCCGAATCTCTTCCAATTCGGCAACCGGCCGTCGGGGACTCCGCGCCGCCCGGCTTCGTCTCTCTTGTTTGCTCCGTCTGTCTGTCCGGCCGGCCGGACGGCTGCTTTGTCCGCGTCAGCTCGATCCACGCCGGCGCGGCACGGCTCGTTCCTGCGGGGTTTTGGCCTTCCTTCCTGCCTGCCCCGATCGATCTGGTCAGCAAACTCTCCCACTCCTATTTTGCGTCCTCGGTCAGCTCAACGCGGCGGTCAGGGAGAATTCCGCGAATTTGTTTCAGCTCAAGACTGCGTCGCCTCCTCCGCCGGTTGTCGCCGGTGTTCCTGCTGATCTGTGCGTACTTCCTTCTTCCGGCTCATGGGATTCGGCCTCTCGCACGCATCGGCAGCGGAGAAGTTTCCCACTTGGCGAAGCTTCCGCTGAATTCTCTACCCATTTCCACGGTTTACGACCCGGTCTGACAAAAAGCTCCAGTTTTTTTCTCCACCCGATTTCTCTGATCTGTTCTTGTCCAGATCTCATTCTTCTTCCTAGGCCTGCACCGATTCGGTCAGACAATACCATTCCTTTCCCGTTCATGTGCTGACTTTTTTGTTTTCCTTCCCTGCACTGATATTCCCCATTTCGTGCGCTTTCTACGCTCAATTCCTCCTGATCTGACCCTTCAACCTCGAGGTTTCTCTCCGTTTGCCTGATTTGTCTATCCGTGTCGAATCCAATGGCGCAGGAGAGCTGCGATCTCAACAAGGACGAGGCCGAGATCCTCAAGCCATCGTCCTCCACCGCACCTTCGCCTCCTTCCCCAACCACAAcctcaccgccaccaccaccagcagCAACCCAAACACCAGAACCACAACCTCCACAATCGCCACCCCAACCACCGCCAGCTCAATTCTCGTCCAGGCCCTGTGAAGTTCTTCTCGTAGACCCTTCCAAGAAGAGGAAACGCGCTGATGCTGATGCTGATGCCGTCGCCGGTGCCGAAGCGGTGGTGGCCATGTCAATGGCAGCTGAGCCGCTGTCGCCGGTGCTCTTCGTTAACCGATGCAACGTCTGCCGCAAGAGGGTTGGTTTGACCGGCTTCCGTTGCAGGTGCGAGAAGCTCTTCTGTCCGCGTCACCGGCATTCAGAGACGCACAACTGCTCGTTTGATTATAAAACCGCGGGCCGTGAGGAGATTGCCCGCGCCAACCCTCTCATCAGGGCTGCAAAGGTCATTAAGATATGAGGTATAATAATGTTTTGCTTCTGGTCTGCAAAATGCATACCATTTTGTACAACTTTTTCTGTTAATATTTGTTACTACCTGTATAAGATGTAAATCGCCATACTAAAATATGCATCAAGTCATGGCCTGGTGTTCCAGGCTTGGCTTCTAACGGTATTCGAGGTAGTAATGTGCCTTGTTAACACTATTGCATGATGATGGGCATGCTTGTTTGCTCTCAATCAGGATTCCAGTATTTGTCACAAAATATATTTTGCTACCAGTTGCAGAATTCACTTTAAATTGATGCTTTACTGATGTGCTCATGATGACACTTGAGCTATGAGCTGTTATGTCAGTTGCCTTAGCTGTAAATGGATGATATGTTTCCTTTTGCAAACCATTCTGCTAGCAGATGCAGATCAGCAGACTGTAACGTAAATCAAGTTTTTTTTTAATCATAAGATTCTCTTTGTTGAGATTAACCAAATACCTAACAAAAAGATTGGCAATTTAATTAAGTTCAAGCAAATCTGGTGCAGCAGTGTGCAAAACCAACCAAAATCTTGACCGTAAAGCTTCAATGTTTAAATTGCAATGTGCAGTCCCCCTATGGCCAGCGTTTGTAGCAATGATTTTGTATTTTTTCTAATGGGCATTTCTAGATACTATATAAGAATGTTTAGTTCATTGACCTAAATTTTTCCCGTGCTTGCAACTTTGCAGATCATGTCATGTAAGAACTATATGGAGGACAAAATCCTGGAGATGCTGCAAGTGAATCATGCTGTTATTCCAAGGCTGATCTATTAGCATGATCACTGCCAACTTGTGAAGTCATTCCCCATACAACCAAGCTCTTGGTAGCATACAATCTTACATCGAGTATGCCAGCATGGGTTGTTTGTTGTGGGAGAATGCTTCATTCTTGTCCTTCATCCGTCTATGGTTCACTCCGTAGCTTCTCAAGCTACCATGAACGCGGATGATGGAGCCTGTAATGTCCAGTCATAATTTTATTGGGTCCAAAGATTTATTGTAGTATATTTGTAATCTTCCTTTACCTTGTTCAGTTTCTATCCAACGCAATTGTGTGTTACTGAAAGCTTTGTTGACATTAGCGTGTCAAGTGCATGCTGAAGATAATCAGCTTTCATACGATCTGCTTTTATAGTTTGTCTTGTTCTAGCAAATGATGTGTTGTCGTGATGGAAGTTACATTCTGTATAGGATTGAAATCTCAGTTTCCAATCATGAATGCTATCAGATTCAGAAGTGGCGTGACACTTGCAAAATCTCAATCTGCTCTTTCAGGATTCATGTTGTGAACTGAGAAGGCATGGCTAAATCTCGACTTATATGTTCCAACAATAGGATTTTGGTAACAGTTCAATTTCCTTGGCAGTCTGGGAAAAATCCTGTGTAACAGTCTAGAGCTCCGCTTACATCCTTGCCCAATTACATACAAGAAATCCCAACAGGGTTATTTGCACCTGTGGTATGTAGGAACCAAAGGAACAAAGAGAGGATAAAAATGTTACATTGCATCCAGCTCCATTATTTGCTGCCATTCTGCGGTCCCAGGCTGCATTTCCTAGTTACTCCCGAGGTACTCTCGTATCTTCTTGTGCTTTATGCTCGTCATTGACGAGGGCATGATAATGGCCTTTGCCTTCAACACAGATAGAGTTCCTGTTAGCTTATGATAAAAAAAAAAGGAGTTCCCATTAACATGGGTTATTTCCTCCACCATTTCAACCAGGTGGCTGTTTAGAACTGTCAGTTGTAGGAAATTTTACCATCTTGGAATCTTCGGCTGTTCGATGATGCAACATCTAGGCATTGGGGATCGCTAGCAGCCTCCTCATCCGGCAGATCCCCTCCACCTTGGCCAGCCTCGCCAACATGTCCCTGTCCTTCGTCGTTGTTTGTATCGCTACATTGATATGGTAGCATTAGGAAGCAAAAGGGAACAATGGAGGTTTTAGACAAGTTAAGTGTTGTCACAAACACAAAGATCACATGAAAATAGCTGGGTGAGATAAGATTGGGTGTAAAACAGGTGAGTGAGTACCTAGAATAAGTAACCAGTCCAACAGCAACGGCACCAAATGCTACATAGTACATCCAGTCGACCTGGAAAGGAAGCTGCTCTTAATTGCTGGCTATATGTAAGACAAATTGTGGGGGGCCGATGATCAGACCTTCTCATGGTAGGCGAAGACACGGATGAGAATAGCCCACATGTCTGAGGTCAGTAGTGAAAGGTTCAGCAGTGTTGAGCCACTGATCTGCACTTGGTGGCACAGATGTGAGAAGTGGAAATCAGGAGCTACAACCATGTGCTTGCTGAAACTTGAATTTTTTTCCCGCGACGTACCTTCAGTAGAATCGGGACCAGAGAGTATAACATGAACATCGCGACTGCAAACCCGATAAACGGTACCACCTGACAACAAAACAGTATTAGATGCTTTTAGGTGTTAGTTCTTGGAACAAAATACTTGTACGTTGACAGAGGGAGGGAGACTTACAGCATCAGTACTCCATTGGACTGATTTTATCTCGTTGCGTTCAAATACGATTCTGGATAAGCAGTTACAGAAATAACACAGCTTAGCAACGCAAAAAATGGTAAAAGATAACTTACCAAAGCAAAAATGGTAAATCACGATGCATATTCACAAAATAAAAGTATCAGATACATTTGGCAAGCACTGATGATAGCGCCAAATAGTCCCAGCATCCCCATCAACTCAATTCGGTCACCAGCTTTAACCAGAAACTCCTGGagccaaaagaagaagaaaatacATACTGAGGGAACTATTCTCTAGTGATCTAAGTTATTGTACATATAAACCAGGAGCCGACATGAGTTACGAATAAAAAAACGAGAAAATCGTCATAACACGGGTAATAGGATAAACTTAAAATCTTCACCTTCCGCAGCCACCCACTAAATCTTTCAGCTACTCAGTGAAATTTAGGATAGGTTCTGGTATAAGATATTCATACAAAATCAGTTCTATTGGTCTTGAAACTATTGTACGAGGACCATTTCTATGCAATTGAGCTAATGAGCTCGATACCTTACCTCACTGACATTGCTGATGGCATAAAGGGTGGCGCCGGCAATCACAAGTATATCACCTTTAACTGGGCTTGTTCCCCCTTCATAGGAAAAGATGACCATCAACCCCGCCCAATTAGTTGTACTTCGTTCATAAATACATGATTGATCGTAAACAGAACTTCTAAACTTCCGTGCAAAAGCATAACTTGATATTTGCATTTTATAAAATCCATCACAGCTAGTAGTGCATTTCACAATGATATTCGATTTTAATTCATTAAGATGGAAATAATCAGTCCTGCTAATATGCATCAATGACATATTACGCTTGTGTACTTTTCATTATTTGCGAAACAAAAGGATATTTTTGCTATTAGTTGTGATAAGTGAATTaaatattcaaataaaacaaagatGGCACATAACTACTATATGTAGTTGCATTGTTACCTGCTCTATCACCAGCGTGGACATCTGAAAAGACAACTAGCACAAGTCCCGTGACACATGTAGCCGCACCACTACATTTTCTAAATCTGTATTTTGTCTTCAAGAACATCCATGTAAGGAATATGACAGCCGGAATAGCCCAGCAATCAAGAAGCATAACGCTTGTCAGGGATGTATATtggtaagccttaacaactgaaaaAATGAGAAGGGAGTCAATATGGCACTTCTGGATTATCTGTCTATTTCAGTAGGCAGGAATTCGCTTCTTAGAAGAAATTATCATGATATTTCTGAACAGGTGACTAGGAAATTAGGGCCTCTTTGTGGGGGTTGGACATACCAAGATAATTTGCCTCCACATCGACGAAACCCAGTATTAAATAGTAGTACCATTTCATCTACAAAAATGAAAGCACACATAAAATCAGATAGCATGGCCATTGAAACTATGGAAGTTTGTAGCATGGCAACAACAAGATAAAATTTGCAGCCATTGAAAAGAGAGATAATAATGTAATTTTTAAAAAGAAGCATAGTGTTATTTACATGATCACGCAGGAGTACTGCATGCAATTATattaaaaagaaaaagagaagtgcGGCGAAACACTAACTGATCTAAGCCCTCAGATTGATTTATTTATAAAGACATTTTTATCAAAAAGTCTGAAATGCCGCATCAAGGTGATACAAGCGCTAGCTTGGTGTTTAGAGCTCAGGGTGTTGAGccggcccacccgggttcgagtcaCAGGCTCGCAACTGAAGCATGCTCGGACTAAAAGGGGTACTATCTGCGTGCAAAATCGCTGGAGAGGTCTCATCTCTCTActaacaacgtatagccaagCGAGGGGTTCTTCCCCTATTGGTCAACGTTTTAGGTGATACAAGCATGGAGAGTTCACACCAGGTCTCTAACGTATCCATGATGGACACAGCCGCACACAAACACACGCACATTGGTGTAGGCAAAATACATAGCACCTACAACTAATATAAGGCCTAAGGGAGTCAGATTGAAAACAACCGACAAGCACTGTATACGAGCTCTTCGAGTACTGGTTCCTCAGAAGTTACGGTTCAACATTATAGAGTGCTGTGTTCAAATTTCAAACACTGGTAGCACCGATGTTCACACCTCACTTAGTAGCTTTTACTGCTAGTTATGGGTAACTTCAGTTCAAGGCATCCTGTAACTTCAGTTCAGTGGCACCGAAACAAATAGGGTACGGTGAATAAGATAAGAGCATCTCTATCAGATACCGCATCCCTTTCCCACATTGCATTTTTTCTCGGTTTCGGCCCAAAAAATAGCCAAACAGACATCGCATTTTGGCTCGCATCGTGAAACGTGATGCAACACTACCCTATCGCGGCCCCTGAAAGCAGTATAAAAGCGGGAGTGGGGGGCGGGGGGGGAGCGAAAAACCCCAATTTCCTCGTCCCCCGCCGCCAGTTCTCCGATCCCCGCCGTCTCCAGCCACCAAAGCCAaatcgccgccgccggccgccgcgtaCCCACCCCTCCACCACCTCCCTCGATGGCGCGGCCCAATTTCAACCATGGCGGCGGTAGTATTCGCGGCGGGTCGTGATCGAGGCCGCCAAGCGC
This Lolium perenne isolate Kyuss_39 chromosome 1, Kyuss_2.0, whole genome shotgun sequence DNA region includes the following protein-coding sequences:
- the LOC127294048 gene encoding zinc finger AN1 domain-containing stress-associated protein 15-like; this translates as MAQESCDLNKDEAEILKPSSSTAPSPPSPTTTSPPPPPAATQTPEPQPPQSPPQPPPAQFSSRPCEVLLVDPSKKRKRADADADAVAGAEAVVAMSMAAEPLSPVLFVNRCNVCRKRVGLTGFRCRCEKLFCPRHRHSETHNCSFDYKTAGREEIARANPLIRAAKVIKI
- the LOC127294041 gene encoding uncharacterized protein; this encodes MAGLPGGEWCSRKTMVALGLGQIVSLIVTSTGLASSELSRRGINMPTSQSLLNYMLLGVVYGGILICRRKPLQMKWYYYLILGFVDVEANYLVVKAYQYTSLTSVMLLDCWAIPAVIFLTWMFLKTKYRFRKCSGAATCVTGLVLVVFSDVHAGDRAGGTSPVKGDILVIAGATLYAISNVSEEFLVKAGDRIELMGMLGLFGAIISACQIIVFERNEIKSVQWSTDAVVPFIGFAVAMFMLYSLVPILLKISGSTLLNLSLLTSDMWAILIRVFAYHEKVDWMYYVAFGAVAVGLVTYSSDTNNDEGQGHVGEAGQGGGDLPDEEAASDPQCLDVASSNSRRFQDGKGHYHALVNDEHKAQEDTRVPRE